GGCAAGCGCGGCACCGATACCGGCCAGCACCCGATCGACTCGCGATGTGGTGGCGAAGGAGGTGGCCGCGACGCCCAACAGGATAGCGGCGGTCAGCACCAGACCGAAGACGTAGATGATGATCACGACGAGCATGGGCGGTCCTCTCGTTCTGACTTGACCGGAACGATCGGCCGGCGGCAGAAGATAGCTCGCCAAGATCCGTCAGCACTGCCCCTTTTTGGTCAGCACCGACGACCCACATCGGTAGATCATCTTGTGTCCCGCAGGGGCTGTCAGACCTTGCGCGGCATCGATACCGTGCAGGTCGTGGCAATGGGGACGCTCATCTTTCTGATCATCGGCGGGGCGGGCATCGGTGTGCTCGCGCTCGCCCTGCTCGGCACCGAGCTGTTCCAGTTCGGGCACGCAGACGTCGACGGGCCGATCTCGGTCGAGACGGTCGCCGGCTTCGCCGGCGCGTTCGGCTTCGGCGCGGCCATCGTCAACGAACTGCTCGGTGCGCGTACCCCTGGCATGGTGGTCGGCGCGGCGGTCGGCGGCGTGCTCGCGGCCGTGCCCACCGCCTGGTTGGCGTCCCGACTCAGCCGGGCGGCGCGGAACATGCGCACCGACCCCACCCCCACCCGCGACGATCTGGTCGGTGCGCTCGGCCTGGTCGTCACCCCGGTGCCGGTTGGCGGCTACGGCGAGGTACGGATTCGTCTCGCCGGTCAACCGGTCAAGCTCAGCGCCCGTGCGGACCAGCCGATACCGGTCGGCGCCCAGGTCTTCGTGGTGCAGGCGCTCAGCGAGACCAGCGTGCAGGTCGAAACCTACTGACTTCCCCTCGTAGACAGGACTCCTTTATATGGCCCTGCTAATCGCCATCGGTGGCGCGGTCCTCCTCG
This portion of the Micromonospora zamorensis genome encodes:
- a CDS encoding NfeD family protein, translating into MGTLIFLIIGGAGIGVLALALLGTELFQFGHADVDGPISVETVAGFAGAFGFGAAIVNELLGARTPGMVVGAAVGGVLAAVPTAWLASRLSRAARNMRTDPTPTRDDLVGALGLVVTPVPVGGYGEVRIRLAGQPVKLSARADQPIPVGAQVFVVQALSETSVQVETY